The Achromobacter deleyi region GACACAGGCCAAGGGCGGCCTGCCCGACAACACGCGCGTATGCGATGACTTGTCGGCCGTGGCCGACGCCCTGCTTCAGGACGTTTGATTCGATGGCCCGGTTACGCTCGCTGCTGTATTTCCTGTTCCTGGCCGTCACGGTCATCCCCTACGCCTTCGCCTGCATCCTCTGGGCGCCGCTGCCGCTGCACTGGCGCTACAAACTGACCGTCGGCTGGCCGCGCCTCGCCATCTGGGGCGCCAAGGTCTTCTGCGGCATCCGCTGGCAGGTCAAGGGCTGGGAGAACCTGCCCGACGGCCCGGCGATCCTGCTGTCCAAGCACCAGTCGGCCTGGGAGACACTGTTCTTCCCGGCCTATATGCCGCGCGAGGTCTGCTTCGTCTACAAGAAAGAGCTGCACATGGTGCCGTTCTTCGGCTGGGGACTGGCGCTGCTGCGCATGATCGCCATCGACCGCAGCAAGGGCCGCGACGCATTCGAGCAGGTGGTCAGGCAAGGCCAGGCCCGCCTGGACGAAGGCCGCTGGCCCCTGCTGTTCCCCGAAGGCACCCGCGTGCCGCCGGGCAAGACGGGGCGGTTCAAGATGGGCGGTGCGCAGCTCGCATCCCGCACCGGCGCTCCCGTC contains the following coding sequences:
- a CDS encoding lysophospholipid acyltransferase family protein, yielding MARLRSLLYFLFLAVTVIPYAFACILWAPLPLHWRYKLTVGWPRLAIWGAKVFCGIRWQVKGWENLPDGPAILLSKHQSAWETLFFPAYMPREVCFVYKKELHMVPFFGWGLALLRMIAIDRSKGRDAFEQVVRQGQARLDEGRWPLLFPEGTRVPPGKTGRFKMGGAQLASRTGAPVIPVAHNAGECWRRNAFVKYPGMVTLSIGPAIESKGLSPEELNQKVQDWIEGEMRRLNPERYV